From Synechococcus sp. A10-1-5-1, a single genomic window includes:
- a CDS encoding AarF/ABC1/UbiB kinase family protein, translating into MSDTSLTPAEAAAAAMQRSVFGDDAEPNTSVEPARTVEPQREELSDFIEASGLLEYDPAAISRIYAGAPQRLIRRLWQTLVPIGLYLFGVGFDWITRRLKNPDYARARAKEAADLVASLGPAFIKAGQALSTRPDIIPPLLLEELAGLQDQLPGFDSGLAMACIEEDLGAPISAVYAELERDPISAASLGQVHRGVLLSGEKVAVKVQRPGLREQITLDLYIVRNIAAWLNTNIGLIRSDLVALIDELGKRVFEEMDYCNEATNAETFAALHAHNPRIAVPRIFRDATARRVLTMEWIDGVKLTNLEAVRKMGIDPDDMVTVGVNCSLQQLLEHGFFHADPHPGNLLALPDGRLAYLDFGMMSEVSRESRTGLIQAVVHLVNRNFGKLSNDFVNLGFLAEDVNLEPIVPAFEQVFGQALEMGVSRMDFKAVTDDLSGVMYRFPFRVPPYYALIIRSLVTLEGIALSVDPDFKILGAAYPYFARRLMEDPDPQLRNSLKEMLFDGEIFRWQRLDNLISSAASGSQLDLEGLLDQVLDFLFSPKAGLLRNQLVEATVDQLDALSWQTAVRLSQRLPKALRPPGLRNQAAITASDVELLSLEPIQRLVAILSQLPEFDPQLLLKRIPRLLQETELRRMGSEMARGLAERSLVRLVRDVLVSSA; encoded by the coding sequence ATGTCAGACACCAGCCTCACCCCTGCCGAAGCAGCGGCGGCTGCCATGCAACGCAGCGTGTTCGGCGACGATGCCGAACCAAACACCTCTGTTGAACCTGCCAGAACAGTCGAGCCCCAGCGCGAGGAGCTCTCAGACTTCATCGAGGCCTCTGGCCTACTCGAGTACGACCCCGCGGCCATTAGTCGGATTTACGCCGGTGCCCCTCAACGCTTGATCCGCCGGCTATGGCAGACGCTGGTTCCGATCGGCCTCTATCTCTTCGGTGTCGGCTTCGACTGGATCACCCGAAGGCTCAAGAACCCTGATTACGCCCGAGCCAGGGCCAAAGAAGCCGCTGATTTGGTGGCCTCCCTCGGCCCAGCCTTCATTAAGGCCGGCCAGGCACTCTCGACGCGCCCGGACATCATTCCGCCGCTGCTGCTGGAGGAGCTCGCCGGCCTCCAGGACCAACTGCCCGGCTTTGATTCCGGCCTGGCGATGGCCTGCATTGAGGAAGATCTCGGTGCCCCGATTTCAGCGGTTTACGCCGAACTAGAGCGCGACCCCATCTCAGCAGCCTCCCTTGGCCAAGTCCACCGGGGTGTGTTGCTGAGCGGCGAAAAGGTCGCCGTCAAAGTCCAACGCCCAGGACTCAGGGAACAGATCACCCTCGACCTCTACATCGTCCGGAACATTGCGGCCTGGCTGAACACCAACATCGGCCTGATCCGCTCGGACCTGGTGGCCCTGATCGACGAACTGGGCAAGCGGGTCTTTGAAGAGATGGACTACTGCAACGAGGCGACCAACGCCGAAACGTTCGCAGCACTCCACGCCCATAACCCCCGCATTGCGGTCCCTCGGATCTTCCGCGACGCCACGGCACGACGCGTGCTGACGATGGAGTGGATCGACGGGGTGAAGCTCACCAACCTCGAGGCCGTTCGCAAAATGGGGATCGACCCCGACGACATGGTCACGGTTGGGGTGAACTGCTCCCTGCAGCAGCTGCTGGAGCACGGCTTCTTCCACGCCGATCCCCATCCCGGAAACCTGCTGGCGCTGCCCGATGGCCGCCTGGCCTATCTCGACTTCGGAATGATGAGCGAGGTAAGCCGTGAAAGCCGCACTGGCCTGATCCAGGCAGTCGTTCACCTGGTAAACCGCAACTTCGGAAAACTCAGCAACGACTTCGTCAACCTTGGCTTCCTCGCCGAGGACGTGAATCTCGAGCCGATCGTTCCGGCCTTTGAACAGGTCTTTGGTCAGGCCCTGGAAATGGGGGTCAGCCGGATGGACTTCAAAGCCGTCACGGACGATCTCAGTGGGGTGATGTACCGCTTCCCCTTCCGGGTCCCTCCCTACTACGCCCTCATCATTCGCTCCCTGGTGACGCTGGAGGGGATCGCCTTGAGCGTCGACCCCGACTTCAAGATCCTTGGCGCGGCCTATCCCTACTTCGCCCGCCGGCTGATGGAGGACCCCGATCCCCAGCTACGCAACAGCCTCAAGGAGATGCTGTTTGATGGCGAGATCTTCCGTTGGCAACGGCTCGACAACCTGATCAGCAGTGCCGCCAGCGGCAGCCAGTTGGATTTGGAAGGACTGCTCGATCAAGTGCTGGACTTTCTCTTTTCCCCAAAGGCGGGGCTACTGCGCAACCAGCTCGTTGAAGCCACCGTCGACCAACTCGACGCCCTGAGCTGGCAGACCGCGGTCCGGCTCAGCCAACGCCTCCCCAAAGCCCTCAGACCCCCCGGTCTGAGGAATCAAGCGGCGATCACGGCCAGCGACGTGGAGTTGCTCTCACTTGAACCCATCCAACGACTGGTGGCGATCCTGAGCCAACTGCCTGAATTTGATCCGCAATTGCTGCTGAAGCGCATCCCCCGGCTGCTTCAGGAAACGGAACTGCGGCGGATGGGATCGGAGATGGCCAGGGGACTGGCTGAACGCAGCCTTGTGAGACTCGTGCGGGACGTACTGGTCAGTTCGGCCTAG
- a CDS encoding alpha/beta hydrolase, with the protein MPSSKRQRLLAAALGLGLVGGTPALAAENVVFVTGAFRRSIPVADFEYLAETDQARGLLSDLLSFTKMEPKEVSKLLKAELAIPLVLTSRLLNTRLGEAILARVAKIIYPLKAPGAGIPALRAGVINALVASDDKINAIGFMQAYPVDELEVSIPALMNVLEKAKSISQLISFFSDSPLDGLRGDNKAAP; encoded by the coding sequence ATGCCGTCCAGCAAACGCCAGCGACTCCTTGCTGCAGCGCTTGGCTTGGGCTTGGTCGGTGGAACTCCAGCGCTTGCCGCGGAGAACGTGGTCTTCGTCACCGGCGCCTTCCGGCGCTCGATCCCGGTGGCGGACTTTGAATATTTGGCAGAGACCGATCAAGCCCGGGGCCTGCTTTCGGATCTTCTGAGCTTTACAAAGATGGAGCCCAAGGAGGTCTCCAAGCTGCTCAAGGCTGAATTGGCCATCCCCTTGGTCCTGACCAGCCGGCTGCTGAACACCCGACTTGGCGAAGCGATCCTGGCCCGGGTGGCCAAGATCATTTATCCCCTGAAGGCCCCTGGAGCAGGCATTCCAGCCCTCCGGGCGGGAGTGATCAACGCCCTGGTGGCAAGCGACGACAAGATCAATGCCATCGGCTTCATGCAGGCCTACCCGGTCGATGAGCTGGAAGTGAGCATCCCTGCCCTGATGAACGTGCTGGAAAAAGCCAAATCCATCAGCCAACTGATCTCCTTCTTTTCCGATTCACCCCTGGATGGGCTGAGGGGCGACAACAAGGCTGCCCCGTAG